A stretch of DNA from Henriciella sp. AS95:
CCGACACGCTTGCCTTTGAGCGCTTCATAATCGATCGCTTCGGAGGTGTGTGCGTATCGCGATTTCGGCAGCGCATCCTTGATGAAGTCAGGCGTGTGCCACTCGCCGCCCCCCTGGATGCCCGTCGCGAGGATCACCTTGCGGGCCTTTATGGTTTGCGGGCCGGACGGCGTGGTTACGTTCAGCTCGTGAATGCCACCTCCTGTCGGCGTAATTTTCGTCACTTTCGACTCGTTCTGGACCGGCAGGTCGAGGATATCCCGATACCAGCGGAGGTAGCCCATCCAGTCCTTTCGGGGGATCTTGTCGATAGAATCCCAACCTTCTTCCCCGTGCTGGGCGACCCAGTATTCCCGAAACGTCAGGGAGGGGATACCGCAATCGATGGAAAGCAGGTCCTTGGGCGTTCGCAGTGTGATCATGCGCGCATAGGTCACCCACGGGCCTTCGAGGCCTTTCTCATTCTCATCGAGGATCAGAACATTGGTGACGCGTTCCTTGCGGAGCGCGAAGGCCGCGCCCATGCCACTCTGCCCGCCGCCGACGATAACAACATCATAGACCCCTTCGCGCGGTTCAACCCAGGTCGGCGCGTTGAGCCCCAGGGCTTCGAGGTCATAGCGCACACGCGCATTGTGTTCGGCAAGGCCAGTCATGACATGATCTCCTCCAGTCGGATCCCGACGATCTTTGAAACTTCGTCGAGCGCCGTGCGGAATTCGGTTTCGCGGTCATTCTGAAGTCTTTCGCGCATGGCTCTCAGAATGCCCGGCTTGTCGGTTAGTCGCACGCAGATGATGAATGGAAAATCGAAGCGCTCGCGATAGGCGGCGTTGAGCGCATGAAACTCCTCGTATTCGGCGGGCGTCATCCGGTCGAGACCCGCCGATGCCTGTTCGGCGGTGGACGCATCGGTCAGGGTCTTGTCCATGGCGGCCTTGCCAGCCAATTCCGGGTGAGCACGCAGAAGCGAGAGCTGCCGGTCCTCTCCGGCCGTTTCCACCACGTGCGTCATCGCAGACTGTAGATGATCGCGATCCTTGAAGGGTCCGCGCTCAGCGCTTTCGGCAACAATCCAGGGGCTATGCTCGTATAGATCGCCGAATGCTTCGATGAAGGCGGAGCGGTCCATGGCATTCACGTCATCGATCGTCATGAGCCGGACCCTTCTATCGAGACGTGCGCAGAGACGACCTTCCAGCCGTCAGGAAACTTCACCCAGGACTGGCTCTGCCGGCCGCGCCTGTCTGTCCCTTCACGGAAGAATTCGACATTGGCGGTGGCGAAACTGTCTCCATAGGTGGCGATCTCGACACGTCCGAGTTTTCGCTGTGGAGACCCACCGCGCCCTCTGCGAAAGGCCGCGATCTCATCATAGCCGTACAACACCTCGCCGACGCCGTATCGCACGGTCTGAGGCGCCTGCCGGAAGAGGTCGTCCATGGCCGCAATATCATCTTCCATGAGTGCTTTTTCGTATCGTGCCAACGCTTCGCGCACCTCGGAAACGACCGCAGGATCATCAATCTTCATACGGATGCTCCTTTAGCCAATGATTTGCGATATCGATCCGCCGCGCGATCCACACATCGTCCGTGTTGAGAATGTGATCGAGAAAGCGGGATATGGCGAGCGTACGGCCCGGCCGCCCGGCAATGCGTCCGTGAAGGCCGATCGACATCATTCGACCGCCTTCGGAATGCAGCACATCAAACGTATCCCTCAGATAACGGAAGAACTCTTCACCCTCCGCAAAGCCGTTATACGCCACGATCTTCATGTCGTTCACATCCAGCGTATACGGAACGATAAGCTGTGGCTTGCCATGGCGACTGTCATAGTAAGGCAAATCGTCGGCATAGCTATCAGCGTCGTAGGTGAAGCCGCCCTCTTCCACGACGAGACGCGCCGTATTCGGACTGGTGCGCCCCTGGTAAAAACCAAGCGGACGGCTGCCGGTCAGACGCGTGTGGATGTCGATGGCTTCGGCAATATGTGCCCGCTCCACGGCTTCATCGACATACTGGTAATCAATCCACTTCAGGCCGTGGCTGGCGACCTCCCAGTCAGCGGCCAGCATGGCCTCCACCGCTTCGGGATTCATCTCCATCGCTTTCGCAACGCC
This window harbors:
- the puuE gene encoding allantoinase PuuE, which gives rise to MMRDLVGYGANPPNPNWPGGARTAVQFVVNYEEGAENNVINGDKGSEAFLSEMVGAGSHEGMRSMAMESLYEYGSRAGFWRLHRLFTSRGVPMTVFGVAKAMEMNPEAVEAMLAADWEVASHGLKWIDYQYVDEAVERAHIAEAIDIHTRLTGSRPLGFYQGRTSPNTARLVVEEGGFTYDADSYADDLPYYDSRHGKPQLIVPYTLDVNDMKIVAYNGFAEGEEFFRYLRDTFDVLHSEGGRMMSIGLHGRIAGRPGRTLAISRFLDHILNTDDVWIARRIDIANHWLKEHPYED
- the hpxZ gene encoding oxalurate catabolism protein HpxZ, coding for MKIDDPAVVSEVREALARYEKALMEDDIAAMDDLFRQAPQTVRYGVGEVLYGYDEIAAFRRGRGGSPQRKLGRVEIATYGDSFATANVEFFREGTDRRGRQSQSWVKFPDGWKVVSAHVSIEGSGS
- the uraD gene encoding 2-oxo-4-hydroxy-4-carboxy-5-ureidoimidazoline decarboxylase: MTIDDVNAMDRSAFIEAFGDLYEHSPWIVAESAERGPFKDRDHLQSAMTHVVETAGEDRQLSLLRAHPELAGKAAMDKTLTDASTAEQASAGLDRMTPAEYEEFHALNAAYRERFDFPFIICVRLTDKPGILRAMRERLQNDRETEFRTALDEVSKIVGIRLEEIMS